One genomic window of Bactrocera dorsalis isolate Fly_Bdor chromosome 4, ASM2337382v1, whole genome shotgun sequence includes the following:
- the LOC105233442 gene encoding elongation of very long chain fatty acids protein F yields MAYIIKYIYRLLHDVFEQHKDPHTVQHLPLVGSPLPMAVCLIAYLSFVLHYGPKWMQNRKPFNLKYIMRVYNAIQVLANLIIFVVGVPHSYMRKEFSLTCQPIDHTNTEPWMWIVIYLTYLYYITKYLDLLDTIFFVLRKKNNQITFLHVYHHAGMVFAVYAFTTFLTGSHSTMIGIINALIHTVMYGYYFVTSVWTVERALWWKRHITQLQLLQFGYLFIHFLMAIVRNHCQHPLIISFVGLIQNLFMFALFADFYYKEYIRKPKLLSREQQRQRQQQQKQLQNLQTPSQQQGDVATQRKQSVNVQTPLTSVESDQCEQRLQQTCVTQMSQQLNSSSNTASGKQLSAVPASTLLKAKYS; encoded by the exons atggcttatataatcaaatatatttatcgGCTATTGCATGATGTATTTGAGCAACACAAAG ATCCACATACAGTGCAACATTTGCCGCTGGTGGGCTCGCCGCTGCCCATGGCTGTTTGCCTTATTGCCTATTTGTCCTTTGTTTTGCATTATGGTCCCAAATGGATGCAAAATCGAAAGCCATTCAACTTGAAATATATCATGCGCGTCTATAATGCGATACAAGTGCTTGCCAACttaattatatttgttgtt GGCGTACCGCATTCGTATATGCGCAAGGAGTTCAGCTTAACATGTCAACCGATTGACCACACCAACACCGAGCCCTGGATGTGGATAGTCATTTATCTTACCTATCTCTATTACATCACCAAGTATTTAGATTTACTTGATACG ATTTTCTTTGTGCTGCGCAAGAAAAACAATCAAATCACCTTTCTGCATGTTTACCATCACGCCGGCATGGTTTTCGCTGTTTACGCGTTCACGACCTTCTTGACAG GCAGTCACAGCACCATGATAGGCATCATCAATGCGCTCATACACACCGTCATGTATGGCTATTACTTTGTGACGTCCGTGTGGACTGTCGAACGCGCCCTCTGGTGGAAGCGTCACATAACCCAGCTGCAACTGCTACAATTCGGCTATTTATTCATACACTTTTTGATGGCCATCGTACGCAACCATTGCCAACATCCGTTGATTATATCCTTTGTCGGCCTTATACAGAATCTATTCATGTTTGCCTTGTTCGCCGATTTCTACTACAAGGAATACATAAGGAAACCGAAATTGTTGTCTAGGGAGCAGCAGCGTCAAcgtcaacaacagcaaaagcagcTGCAAAATTTGCAGACGCCTTCACAACAGCAAGGCGACGTAGCAACGCAACGCAAACAGTCGGTCAATGTGCAAACACCGTTAACCTCCGTCGAGTCGGATCAATGCGAGCAGCGTCTGCAGCAGACATGCGTCACGCAAATGTCCCAGCAATTGAATTCAAGTAGCAATACGGCAAGTGGGAAGCAGCTCTCAGCTGTGCCAGCGTCTACATTGCTTAAAGCGAAGTATAGTTAA